The DNA region GAGATCCCGATGATCAGGGCCACAGAGGCAAGCAGGGCGGCGATCGCCACGACCGGGTGCCAGTCGAGCACCATCGCAGCGCCGGCGATGATCCCCACGGCTACGCACAAACCCAACCAGGTCGAAGGCTGCCGCACCCACCACCGCCGATACGCACGCATGAACTCGCGCCGTTCCTCGGCGGTCACCGTCCATGTGGCGTCCGGCGCGTCGATCAAGTCAGTCACGACGCCGCATCATGCCGTAGCGCCACACGCCAACAGGCCTCGGGTCAGCGGGTGGGAAGGGGGAGCGCGCGCTTGGAGCGGCTCACGTAGGCCGAGCCCTCCGGGCCGACGACGACGTAGGAGTCGCCCAAGCGGGAGTTGTACTCCAGGTGCGCACGACCCCAGAACATGCCGATCCGGATGCCGCCGTACATCCCCGGGGCGGTGAACCAGGCCTCGTCGGGGCCGCCCTCCTCGGAGATGAGCCGGACGTCGAACGTACGCAGCTGGTGGTCGCCGCGGAACTCGGCGGTCAGCTCGGCGAGCGTCGTGTTGACGTGGTGGTTGACGGCCTCGAGGTTGTCACCGAGCGGGGTGCCGGGGCGGAAGAACGGGTCGAGCATGTCGAGCAGGTGGTCGTGACCGCGTCGCTTGGCGAGCAGGTAGGGCGTCTCGCCGTGCGCGGTGGGCAGCGACCTGACCCCGCCCAGCGAGAGGAGCTCCTGCACCGTCTCCCGCGGCGCACCGAGGTAGGCGGCGTGGTGGAGCGGGGTGAACATCGACTCGCCGCCGATCTTCCAGGTGTTGACGCCGACGGTGTAGTCGTTGCGCACCTGCGAGAGCGCGCGGCGCCAGTCCCCCTGCGCGGCCGCGTCGGTGAGCGAGTCCCTGGCCTTGACCGCTGCGGGGCCGTAGGCCTCGCGAGGCATCAAGATGCCGTCCCATGGCAACGTGGTGGTCATAGTTGAACTTTCGCAGAGATCAAGCGGTTGCGTGATGGAGTGCGACGATTCCGCCCGAGAGATTCGTCCAGGTCGGCGACTTCCAGCCCGCTGAGGAGAGCATCTCGGCGAGACCTGCCTGGTCTGGCCATGCCCGGATGGACTCAGCGAGATAGACGTACGCGTCGGGGGAGGACGATACCGCGCGCGCGACCGGAGGAAGGGCCTTCATCAGGTATTCGACGTAGAGCGTCCGGAACGGCTTCCAGGTCGGGTGCGAGAACTCGCAGACCACGATCCGGCCGCCGGGGCGGGTGACCCGACGCAGCTCACGCAGGCCGGCCGCCGGGTCGACGATGTTGCGCAGACCGAACGAGATCGTGACCGCGTCGAAGGTCGCATCGCGGTAGGGCAGCCGGGTGCCGTCGCCGGCCGTGAACGGCAGGTGGGGCTTGGCCTCCTTGCCGACCTGGAGCATCCCGATCGAGAAGTCGGTCGGGACCACCTCGGCCCCTGCGTCCAGGAACGGCTGCGACGAGGTGCCGGTGCCGGCGGCCAGGTCGAGCACGAGCTCGCCGGGCTTCGGGTCGACGGCCTTGATCACCTCGCGACGCCAGCGCCGGTCCTGGCCGAGCGAGAGCACGTCGTTGGTGATGTCGTAGCGCTTGGCCACGGCGTCGAACATCCGGCGGACGTCGCCGGGCTGCTTGTCCAGATCTGCTCGGGTCACGGGCTGATTCTGTCTCGGGTCGCTGTCCGGCCGGAACTCAGGCGAGCTTCTCGAAGATCTCGTCGGCGTACTTCGCCGCGTCTTCCTTCGAGGCGGCGGTCGCCTGGACGGTCAGGTCGTTGGACGCGTGCGAGCAGGTCGCCTGGGTCTGACCGGTCGACTGGTCGGCGCTGGAGTAGCAGACGTTGTCGCGCACCTTGGAGACCTCGCCACCGCCGTAGTAGGCGCTGCCGTCGCCGGCGAAGGCGCGGATCATCACGGACTTCTTCATGTCCTTGGTGATGTAGGTGCGCGAGGACATCGAGAACCCGAGCGCGTCGGACACGTTGCGGTCCTCGGTCCTCGAGCTCGCCGCGTTCTGCTTGATGAAGGTGTCCAACTGCTCCTCGGACGCGCCCTGCTTCTTGATCACGTCGAGGTCGTAGGAGGACTTCTTGTCGGCCGGCTGGTAGCCGCCCGACAGCGTCTCGGGGAGCGTGATCTTCACGCCCGAATGGGACTCGGAGTCGCCAACCCACCGTGGCAGGCCAACGCCCAGCACGACGAAGAGGGCCAAGGCGATGATGCCGAGGGTGATGCCGTTCTCTGCGATGAACGACTGCTCTTTGTTGGTACTCACGCCAGCGCACGCTACAACCCCGATGGTGGTGGATGGCAAACGGGGCGCAATGCCACATACATCACTTCGACTCGTCTCGGCCGACACCACGCCGATACCCTGAGGGCGTGAGTGAGTCTGAGCAGCGGTCCCTGGTGGCCACCACCGTGGCCCTCGACGCCGGGTCCGAGACGCTCGACGACCTGCTCGCGCTGCTGCCCGCACGCCGGCGCGTGCTGTCGTGGGTCCGCCACGGCGAGGGCCTGGTCGGCTGGGGCACCGCCGCCGAGATCCGTACGTCCGGGCCCGAGCGGTTCGCGCACGCGACCAAGTGGTTCGAGGAGCTGGCCGCCGTCTCGACGGTCTCCGATCCTGTCGGCGTGCCCGGCACCGGACTGGTCGGCTTCGGCTCCTTCGCCTTCGCGGACCTGCCCGGTTTCTCCGTGCTCAAGGTGCCCGCGGTCGTCGTCGGCAAGCGTGGCGACACCGCCTGGGTGACCACGGTCGGACCGGCCGCCACGCCGCCTCCTCCCCTGGCTCCGACGCCGGCCCCGGAGGCGCCGCGCGACGTCGTCTTCGCCGACGCGTACGTCGACGGCGAGCACTGGATGCGGATCGTCGCCGACGCCGTCTCCCGGCTCCAGCACGGAGACCTCGACAAGGTCGTCCTCGCCCGCGATCTGCTTGCCGCGGCCAGCGCGCCGATCGACATCCGCGCCGTGCTGCGGCGGCTGGCCGCTGCGTACCCGACGTGCTGGACGTTCCACGTCGACGACCTCTTCGGCGCGACCCCCGAGCTGCTCGTCCGCCGCGAGCGCGGCCTGGTCACCTCCCGCGTCCTCGCGGGCACGATCTGGCCGACCGGCGAGGAGGACCTCGACCACGCCCTGGCCGCCTCGCTGGCGGAGTCGTCGAAGAACCTCGAGGAGCACGAGTACGCCGCCAGGTCGGTCGCCGACGCCCTGGAGCCGCACTGCTCCTCGATGAACGTGCCCGAGGCTCCCTTCGTGCTCAAGCTCCCCAACGTGATGCACCTGGCCACCGACATCACCGGTGTGGCCAGCGACGGGGTGAGCTCGCTCGACCTGGCCGCGGCACTGCACCCCTCGGCCGCGGTCGGCGGCACCCCGCGCGAGGACGCCGTCGCCCTCATCGCCGAGATCGAGTCGATGGAGCGCGCCCGCTACGCCGGGCCGGTCGGCTGGATGGACGCCTCCGGCGACGGCGAGTGGGGCATCGCGCTGCGCTCGGCCGAGATGATCGACGACCGCACCGCCCGCCTCTTCGCCGGCTGCGGCATCGTGGCGAGCTCCGACCCGGAGACCGAGCTGGCCGAGACCCAGGCCAAGTTCGTCCCGATCCGCGACGCCCTGTCCTAACCTCCATTCATGGAGAACTCGGACGGTCTCATCCGCACATCCCTGCGCGAGGGGGAGGAGAACGCCGATCGGCTGGCACGCACCCAGCTGCTCATGGTCCCGATCCTGATCGTGGCGATGATCTCGGTCCCCGCCTATCGGATCGTCCATGACGACGGGGCGGACGGGGACAGCTACGGCTTCTGGTCATCCATCAGCTGGCTTGCCGACCGCCCCGACGACGCGCCCGGCGCCTATCGGCTGCTCGTCATCGCGGCGATGCTGACGATCGTCTTCGCCGTGGCGGCCGCGGCGATGGGCCTCTTCCTCGCCTACTCCCGAAGCAACCATCCCGCCGTCGAGACCGGGATCGCGATCGCGTCCGGAGCGTTGCCGAGCGTCGTGGGCGTGATCGGCGTGATCGCGCTGCCCGAGGACTCGGCCGTACAGATGGGCTGGGGCCTGCTCCTCCCCGCCTTCCTCGGACTGTGGCTCGCCAACATGGTCCGCTCCGAGGTCTAGATCCGGCGCGATAGATTCGGCGGCATGAGGATCACGAAGTTCGGCCATTCCTGTGTCCGGATCGAGCACGACGGGGCGGTGGTGGTCGTCGACCCGGGCGTGTTCGCGCAGCCCGAGGCGCTCGACGGGGCGACGGCGGTGCTGATCACCCACGAGCACCCCGACCACTACAACCCGGCGCTCCTCGAGGGCAACGACGCACCGGTCTTCACCATCGGCGCGGTCGCGGCGCAGATCCAGAAGGGTGCTCCTGCGGTCCACGAGCGGACCACGGTGGTGAAGCCGGGCGAGTCCTTCGACGTCGGGCTGCCGGTCACGGCGGTCAACGAGAAGCACGCGGTCATCCACGCCGACCTGCCCCACTTCGACAACTCTGGCTACCTGATCCAGGCCGGGGACACCAAGATCTTCCACCCGGGCGATGCACTGGACGGCCCTGGCGAGGCCGTGGACGTACTCTTCCTGCCGGTCTCGGCGCCGTGGGCCCGGTCCGCCGAGCTGATCGACTTCGCCCGCTCCGTAGGAGCCTCGCGTACGGTCGCGATCCACGACCGGGTCTACTCCGAGGCCGGCTCCGGAATCTTCGACACCCAGGCCGCCGCCCTGATCCCGGCCGAGCGCGGCTACGTACGTCTCGCGGACGGGGCTGACCTCTGATGGCCCTCGTCGCAGTCCTGTACGCCTACAACGACCTCCCCGACGTACGCGCCGAGCACCTCGACGCCCATCGCGGGTTCCTGGCGAGCCAGGACAACCTGGTCCTCTCCGGCCCCAGCTCCGACGGCTCCGCCCTGCTCGTCTTCGAGGGCGAGATCGCCGGAGTCGAGGCGACCTTGGACGACGACCCGTTCCTCGCGGTCGGGCTGATCAAGGAACGCCGGGTCTTCGAGTGGACCCCGGTCCTCGGCTCTTGGAAGGCCCAGCTGGGCCTGTGAGGACCGGGGGCCACGCCGGAGAGAATCAGCCCAGCGCGAGTGCCTGCAGGCGGTCGTACGCGCCGTTGAACGTGTTCTGGTCCAGCGGTGAGGACGTGTACTGCCAGAAGGTGTAGTAGCCCCATCCGGCGGGCAGGGTGCCGGGCGAGCTGGCGTAGCGCGCGATCCACAGCGGATGGGCGCTCGCGAACTGCGAGGTGTTGCCGGTGCAGGTCGTCCACCAGTCGGTGGTCGTGTAGATGACCGCGTCGCGGCCGGTGCGGTAGCGGTAGCGGTCCAGGAAGGCCGCGATCCAGGAACGCATCGACGCCTGCGAGAGGCCGTAGCAGGTGCCGCCGCTGTAGGGGTTGTACTCGATGTCGAGCACGCCCGGCAGGGTCTTCCCGTCGGCCGACCAGCCGCCGCCGTTGTTGACGAAGTAGTCGGCCTGGGCCGCGCCGCCCGAGTCCGACGGGTTGGCGAAGTGATAGGCGCCGCGGATGAAGCCCTGGTTGTAGGAGCCGTTGTACTGCTGCGGGAAATAGGTGCTGTTGCGGTAGTAGGTGCCCTCGGTCGCCTTGATGTAGGCGAACCGCTTGCCCTGGCCCCACCAGTAGGCCCAGTCGACGTTGCCCTGATGACCGGAGACGTCGATGCCCGACACGGACGCCTGGGCCGTGATCGGCTGCTCCTGGGGCGTGCCGCCCTCGGCGTGCGAGCCCGGCGTCGACCAACCGACGTACGCCCCGTGCTCCAGCGTGACGCCGTGGGACCTCGCCTTCTGGGTGAGACGGCGGTCGTCCTTCTCGGCGGCGCCGGCGGACTGTGTCGGGGAGAGCGAGACGGCAAGGAGGAGACCGGCGGCTATCGCGGTCACTCTCATGGATCTGCGGCGCGAAGGACTCATGGGTGGGGCCTTTCCCGAGGAGGAGCACTGCACTGGCACAACATGGTGCCGCAACCGATGTCCCCCGGGGAATGTTTTCCGGTAAGCAAGTTACTCAACCAAATGGTTGACAATGCCGTACGCGACGACCTAGCCTCGTTATCAACCAAATGGTTGAGGAGTGACGGATGAGCGAGGACAGACTCTCCCGAGTCTTTGCGGCACTGGCGGACCCGACCCGGCGCGACCTGGTCGCCCGGCTCTCGTCTGCCGACGCGACCGTCGGCGAGCTGGCGGCGCCCTATGACGTCAGTCTCCAGGCGGTCTCCAAGCACCTCAAGGTGCTCGAGGACGCCGGCCTGGTGAGCCGGGAGTCGCGCCGCGCGCCCGTCCGCCTCGAAGCGGAGGTGTTCGACCTCATGACCAGATGGATCGAGAGATACCAGCAGCAGGCCGAGGAGCGCTACCAGCGCTTGGACGCACTGCTCGCCGAGATGCAGGAAGACCGACCAGCCCGAGAACCAGCCCGAGAAGAGGACGCATCATGACCACCACGAAGCACGAGACCACGATCGAGGCCTCCAAGGAGACCCCCACGATCACCATCGTCCGCGAGTTCGACGCTCCCCCGGAGCTCGTCTTCCGCGCCCACGCCGACAAGGACCTGTACGCCAGGTGGCTCGGGCCCCGCGACGTCGGCATGAACATCACCGAGTGGGACTTCCGCACCGGGGGCTCGTGGGCCTACTCGGCCGAGCGTGACGGTGACGAGTTCACCCAGTTCTTCGGCAGCTTCCACGAGGTGCGCGAGAACGAGCGCATCGTGCAGACCTTCACCTGGCGCGGCGCCCCCGACGGAGCCTCGCTGGAGTTCCTCACCCTCGAGCCGCTCCCCGGCGGCCGCACCCGGCTGACCGGCCTCAGCGTCGTCGAGTCCTTCGAGACCCAGGCCGCGATCATGGCCAGCGGCATGGACAAGGGCGTCATCCAGGGCTACGAGCAGCTCGACGAGCTCCTCGAGGAGCTCTCGTGAGTCCTTCCGAGCAGCACGCGTACGACGCCGCCCGGTTCGCCGAGCTCGTCGGCTCCGCCGCCCCCGGGGACTGGGCCCGCCCCAGCCCGGTGGCGGCGTGGACCGCTCTGGACGTGGTCGAGCACCTGGTCGGCTGGCCACGCGACTTCCTGCGGGGGTCGGCCGGCGTGGATCTCGCGCCGCTCGACGTCGCAGCTGATCCGGTCGCCGCCTGGAAGACCCACACCGCCGACATCCAGGGGCTCTTCGACGACCCCGCCGGCCGGACGGTCTCCAACCCCCACATGGGCGACAAGCCGCTCGACGTCGCGCTCTCGGAGATCTACACGCCTGACATCTGGATGCACTCCTGGGACCTCGCCCGCGCCCTCGGGCGCGACTTCGACCTGGGCGACGAGCGCGCGTCGGCGATGCTCACCGGCGCTGCTGCGATGGAGGACGCCATGCGCGCCTCGGGTCAGTTCGGCCCGCGGGTCGAGGTCCCAGCTGACGCGACCCCTCAGGCGCAGCTCCTCGGCTTCATCGGCCGGGATCCGTACTGGACCCCGTGACCGCCCCTGCCGAGTCGGCTCGTCATGACGAGCCGACTCGAGCTATGTGTTGGTCAGGATGCGCCGACTCGTTCCAGGCGAGCCTGCTTCGGCATGACGAACATTGATCAGCCCATCGTGATCGATCCGAGGCCGGCAGCGAACTGGCACAGATACTGCAACCGCACGGGCTCCGCACCCGGTGGCAGGAGGACCGAGGCGACACGGAGGCCGAGATCCTGCGAATACTGGCCGCCGCTCTGGCCGCCCTCGCAGCGCACACTGACGTGGCATGCCCGTTCCGCGGGGATCTCGAAGCTCACCTGACCCCAATAGACCCAGTAGTCGCGCCCGTCGATCGCCACGATCGGCGGCATCGTGGCGATGAACTGCTCCTTCGCCGTGGATGCCATCTCCAACGTCATCACCCGCCTCGCGCCCGAGTAGGACTCCACGTACGGCACCACGGTCGGCCATTGCGGCTGCGCCTGTTCGCTCACGCGCTCACTGTGCCACGTCGACCCGGGAGGCAGCTCAGGAGCGAGCCAGGGCCCGGATGGCCAGGTCGAGCTCCCGGCGGCCGGCACGGGAGACGACGGCCTCGATGACCTCGATGCCACCGTTCGGGGAGGCGAGGGCGGCCTCGAGCTCGGGCACGGAGGTGACCGCGAGGTGCGGGATGCGGTGGGCGGCGCAGAGCGCTTCGAGGGAGGTGCCGTGCGGAGTTCCGAAGAGGCGTTCGAAGCGGTCGGCGTAGTCGTCGGCGCCCTGCTCGAGCGAGGCGAAGATCGAGCCGCCGTCGTCGTTGGCGACGACGATGGTGAGGTCGGGGCGGACCTCCTCGGGGCCGAGCAGGAGGCCACCGGCGTCGTGCAGGAAGGTGACGTCGCCCATCAGCGCGAGCGCGCGCGTCGACGACGATCGGCCGACGGCGGCGCCGATCGCGGTCGAGACGATGCCGTCGATGCCGGCCAGGCCACGGTTGGCGATCACCTTCCGTCGCCCGCCGACGTTGTTGGGCCGCATCATCAGGTCCAGGTCGCGTACGGGATTCGAGGGACCCAGCATCAGGAGCCCGCCGTCGGGCAGGGCCCGGGCGACACAGGCGGAGACGTCGTACGCCGTCATCTCCGGCTGCTCGTGGAGCAGCCGGTCCACCTGGCGGCTGACCTCGCGATCGGCCGAGCGCCACTCCTCCAGCCACGCGGTGTCCGGGGTGCCGTCGACGTGGAGCCGGGTGCGGATCGTGCGGTCGACCCGGAACGGGCGCGCGGGCCAGACACCGTCGACCGGGGCCGCGATGATCTCGACGTCGGCGCGCGCGAGCAGGTTGGTGACCGGACGCGAGAGGGTGGGGTGACCGTAGACGACGACCCGCTCGATCCGCTCGGCGAGCGGCGACTCGAGCAGCAGCCGGTAGGAGCGGAGGGCGTTGTCGCCCGTACGGGCGCCCGAGGAGGGCTCGGCGAGCAGCGGCCAGCCGCCGTCCTGGGCGAGGACACGCGAGGGCGGGCCGGCGTCGTCGCCGGCGACGACGACCGTCAGCGGCGTACCGGCGCCGGTCGGGATCGACTCGTGGATCTTCAGCTCGGGGCGTAGCGGCTCCGGGCGGACCTCGACCCGCCCCGGCTCCCACCGGTCGGGCGGGGTGAGCGGCTCGTCGAGCTGGAGGTTCCAGTGGACGGGGCCGCGTGCGGCGTCGAGGGCATCGATGTGGTCCTCGGCCGGCGCCTCGGCCACGTCGAGGGTCTCCACCAGCCGGCCGAAGATGCCGACCTGGTCGGTGACCTGGTTGGCGCCGGTCTCGCGGAGCCGCGCCGGCCGGTCGGCGGTGACGACGATCAGCGGTACGCCCGCATGGGCCGCCTCGAGCACCGACGGGTGCAGGTTGGCGACCGCGGTGCCGGAGGTGCACATCACGGCCGCACGCGAGCCGACCTTGGTCAGGCCGAGGGCGAAGAAGCCGGCCGAGCGCTCGTCGATCCGGGTGTGCAGGCGCACCAGCCCGGCCCGCGCGGCATCGAAGGCCGCGAACGACAGCGGCGCGTTGCGCGAGCCCGGCGCGATGACGATGTCGGTGACGCGCGCCTCGAGGAGCGCGGTGACGACCGCCCGGGCGAGCTCAGTAGCCGTAGCCACGCCGGCTCCTTCCGTCGGCTGTGTGAGGGTCCGGGGCACTTTCCCGGTAGGCCACCACGTCTGCGAGACGCCGGCGCCAGGATTCCGTACGCTCCGCGCTCGCGCGCAGCGCCGGCTCGGTGAGCAGCCTCACCGGCGCCGGCGAGGCCGCCAGCACCGGCAGGACCCCGCCGTCCGGGAGGAGCGAGGTCGCGGTGATGTCGTCGGTGAACATCGAGACCGTGCCCAGCCCGCAGGCATAGGGCAGCTCCGGCAGCGCCGCCGCGAGCGCGATCCCGGCGGCCATCCCGACCGAGGTCTCCAGCGCCGAGGAGACCACGCACGGGAGCCCGATGTCCTCGGCGATCCGAAGGCAGGCGCGTACGCCGCCCAGCGGCTGCACCTTCAGCACCGCCACGTCGGCAGCCTGGAGGTCGCGTACGCGATAGGGGTCCGTGGCCCGCCGGATCGACTCGTCCGCGGCGATCGGCACGTCCACCTTGCGGCGTACGTCGGCGAGCTCCTCGACCGTGGGGCAGGGCTGCTCGACGTACTCGAGCCCGCCGGCGGCACGGTCCAGCACCTTGATCGAGGCCAACGCCTCGTCGACCGTCCAGAGGCCGTTGACGTCGATGCGTACCTTGCCCGCGGGGCCGAGGGCGTCCCGGACCGCCTCGACGCGGGCGATGTCGTCGGCCAGGCTCTGGCCCGGGTCGGCGACCTTCACCTTGGCGGTCGCGCACCCGGATCGGGCCACGATCTCGTGGGCACGCTCCGGCCCGACGGCGGGCACGGTGGCGTTGACGGGCACGGCGTCACGGACGGGCTCCGGCCAGTCCCCCGCGGCCGCCTCCTCGGCGCAGCGCAGCCAGGGCTCGATCTCGGGGGTGTCGTAGTCGAGGAACGGCGACCACTCGCCCCATCCGCCGGCGCCCTCGAAGACGAGGCCCTCGCGCTCGGTGATCCCGCGGAAGCGCGTGGTCATCGGGAGGGAGAAGACGTGCGGGCTCATCGGGACTCCATCTCGTCGCTCGTGACCAGCGCGAGCAGCGCCTGCCGGTCGGGCTTCCCGTTGCCGAGGAGCGGGACCTCGTCGAGCGCGACGACCTGTCGCGGCGCCCAAGACCGTGGGTGCTCCGCGGCGACCCACTCGCGGGCGGCACCGGCGTCGATGTCGCCGACGACGAAGGCGACCAGGCGCTGACCCCACTCGTCGTCAGGGACGCCGAGCGCCTCGGCGGCCGTCACGGCCGGGTGCTCGCGGAGCCTCCTGGCGACGAGTGCCGCCGGCACCTTCACGCCGCCGGTGATCACCATGTCGTCGAGACGGCCGAGGATCCGGAGCCGTCCGTCCTCGTCCAGCGTGCCGGCGTCGGAGGTGAGGAACCAGCCGTCGACCAGCGCCTCCGCCGTCTGGACGGGATCGTCCTGGTAACCGTCGAAGAGCGTCGGGCCGCTGATCCGGACCCGGCCGTCGGTGCCGATCGCGATCCCGACACCGTCCAGCGGCATCGCGTCGTAGACGCACCCGCCGCAGGTCTCGGCCGACCCGTAGGTGGCCACGACGTCGACCCCGGCCTGCTCGGCCCGGGTACGCAGCGACGGGTCGATCGGGCCACCGCCGAGCAGCAGCGTGTGGAACCCGGCAAGCGCGGCGAGATCGTCGCCACCGGACTCGACGATCCGGTGCAGCTGGGTCGGCACCATCGAGACGAACCGCGGCCCCTCCGCCATCGCCTCGGTGGCCTTCGCGAAGGATTCGTGGGCTGCGGTGATCACCGGCTCGAACCCCGCGAGGAGCGAGCGGGCGATCACGTTGGCTCCGGCGACGTACGAATCGGGCAGGGTCAGCAGCCACTGCCCGCTCGCCCCGACGCGCCGCGCCGACGCCGCCGCGGACGCCGTCATCGCCTCGCGCGAGAGCATCACCCGCTTGGGCGTGCCGGTGGACCCGGAGGTCTCCACGACCCAGTGCTCCGGCCCGCCTCCGGCGAGCCACTCGGCCATCGCGGCGACGGTCTTCTCAGCCCGTACCACCGCGTCGTCCACACCCCAACGCTATCTCCTGCGGTGCGGGAGCCCGCGGTGGGCTGGTGGAGTTGGTGGGCTGTGACACGTACCGCAGGCGCCGCTACTGGCCGCGGATGTCGAAGTCGCCCACCAGGCCGTGGTGGTCGGAGGCGAGCTTGAACGTGGCGTGCCGGGTGGGGGTGGCGGTGGCGTTGGAACCGAGGAGCCAGTCGATGGTGCCGCCGCCGTCGTGGGTGGCCCAGCCCTGCGGGGGCGCGCCGAGGGTCTCGAAGGAGGAGGTCATCCCGGCTTTGGTCATCAGCGGCTTCGGCCCCCACGGGTCGCCGTCGCCGCCGTTGCGCGGGTAGGGCGAGTTGAGGTCGCCGGCGACGAGGACGGGACCGTACTTCTGCAGGCCCTGCGCCAGCCCGGCGAGCTTCGCGAAGCCGCGCTGGGCCTCGTCCTTACGCGCCTGCGGGCTCTTGGCGGGCGAGGTCATGGTGTGGGTCGAGATCACCGAGATCCGCCCGGAGCCGTCGCTGCTGGCGAGCACCACCCAGGTGGCGTACCTATTGTCGTTCTTGACCCCGGTGACCGGCTTGGTGAGCTGGACGGTGCCCTTGTCGAC from Nocardioides luteus includes:
- a CDS encoding AMP-binding protein, with translation MDDAVVRAEKTVAAMAEWLAGGGPEHWVVETSGSTGTPKRVMLSREAMTASAAASARRVGASGQWLLTLPDSYVAGANVIARSLLAGFEPVITAAHESFAKATEAMAEGPRFVSMVPTQLHRIVESGGDDLAALAGFHTLLLGGGPIDPSLRTRAEQAGVDVVATYGSAETCGGCVYDAMPLDGVGIAIGTDGRVRISGPTLFDGYQDDPVQTAEALVDGWFLTSDAGTLDEDGRLRILGRLDDMVITGGVKVPAALVARRLREHPAVTAAEALGVPDDEWGQRLVAFVVGDIDAGAAREWVAAEHPRSWAPRQVVALDEVPLLGNGKPDRQALLALVTSDEMESR